One window from the genome of Pseudoliparis swirei isolate HS2019 ecotype Mariana Trench chromosome 24, NWPU_hadal_v1, whole genome shotgun sequence encodes:
- the baiap2l2b gene encoding brain-specific angiogenesis inhibitor 1-associated protein 2-like protein 2 — protein MDRIRTGSGETWSGDVDADLRLPLCSRSTTMSGASSDQLHRSTLTVYLNLMEHFNPGLQKLVTLGNSYVMAFQALAVSSEAYFSAVYKMGDQALHTLSSRSLAAHTRRGPVAILSDGL, from the exons ATGGACCGAATCAGAACCGGATCCGGGGAGACGTGGAGCGGAGATGTGGATGCGGATCTGAG GTTGCCGTTGTGTTCGAGGTCCACCACGATGTCCGGAGCCTCCAGCGACCAGCTGCACAGATCCACGTTGACCGTCTACCTG AACCTGATGGAGCACTTCAACCCTGGTCTGCAGAAGCTCGTCACTCTAGGAAACAGCTACGTGATGGCCTTCCAAG ccTTAGCTGTTTCCAGTGAGGCTTACTTCAGTGCTGTGTATAAGATGGGCGACCAGGCTCTTCACACACTTTCATCTCGCTCTTTGg CCGCCCACACACGTAGAGGCCCGGTGGCCATATTGAGTGACGGCCTCTGA